In a single window of the Cupriavidus basilensis genome:
- a CDS encoding SDR family oxidoreductase → MTQRLAGKLALVTAAGQGIGRATAEAYLREGARVIAADINARLLEALAGQPGCTTLRLDVTDGAAVQAAAKQAGALDILFNGAGFVHHGTILECDEAAFDFSMNLNVRAMYSMMRAFLPAMVAQRRGSIINMASVAGSIKGAPNRFVYGATKAAVIGMTKSVAADYIGHGIRCNAICPGTVESPSLRQRIADQARDGGRSLAEVEAAFVARQPMGRIGSAAEIAALAVYLGSDESAFTTGTAQVIDGGWSN, encoded by the coding sequence ATGACGCAACGACTCGCCGGCAAGCTGGCCCTCGTCACCGCGGCCGGGCAGGGCATTGGCCGCGCCACCGCCGAAGCCTATCTGCGTGAAGGCGCGCGCGTGATCGCCGCCGATATCAACGCGCGCTTGCTCGAGGCGCTGGCCGGCCAGCCCGGCTGCACCACGCTGCGGCTGGACGTGACGGACGGCGCCGCGGTGCAGGCTGCTGCGAAGCAGGCCGGCGCGCTCGATATCCTGTTCAACGGCGCGGGCTTCGTGCACCACGGCACCATCCTGGAATGCGACGAAGCGGCGTTCGATTTCTCGATGAACCTGAACGTGCGCGCCATGTACAGCATGATGCGCGCCTTCCTGCCCGCCATGGTGGCGCAGCGCCGCGGCTCGATCATCAACATGGCGTCGGTGGCAGGCAGCATCAAGGGCGCGCCCAACCGCTTCGTCTACGGCGCCACCAAGGCGGCGGTGATCGGCATGACCAAGTCGGTGGCGGCGGACTACATCGGCCACGGCATCCGCTGCAATGCGATCTGTCCCGGCACGGTGGAGTCGCCCTCGCTGCGCCAGCGCATCGCGGACCAGGCGCGTGATGGCGGCAGGAGCCTGGCCGAGGTGGAAGCCGCCTTTGTGGCCCGCCAGCCGATGGGACGCATCGGCAGCGCCGCAGAGATCGCCGCGCTGGCGGTGTACCTCGGCTCGGACGAATCGGCATTCACCACCGGCACGGCGCAGGTGATCGACGGTGGCTGGTCCAACTGA
- a CDS encoding mandelate racemase/muconate lactonizing enzyme family protein, producing the protein MSATIVEVELLQVDLPPRVPRSDAIQSFVTQETPMVRIRCDDGTEGTGYAYTIGTGGSSVMALLRDHLAPRLIGRDPAQIEAIWRELLFATHATSVGAITSLALAAIDTALWDWRCRRDGQPLWLAAGGAQPRVPVYTTEGGWLHLDADTLVSEAVAAREAGFRGAKLKVGRTRASEDVARLAAVRAAVGDGFELMVDANQCFTAAEAIRRAPRYAELGIAWFEEPLPADDIGGHVRLAASTPVPIAVGESLYSPGQFAEYVRQGACGIVQADVARIGGITPWLKVAHLAEAHNLSICPHFLMELHVSLCAAVPNAAWVEYIPQLDEIAASSVRIEAGHAIAPDAPGLGIEWDWAAIGRRTVARALVS; encoded by the coding sequence ATGAGCGCCACCATCGTCGAGGTCGAACTGCTGCAGGTGGACCTGCCGCCGCGCGTGCCGCGCTCAGACGCCATCCAGTCCTTCGTCACGCAGGAAACGCCCATGGTGCGCATCCGCTGCGACGATGGCACCGAGGGCACGGGCTACGCCTACACCATCGGCACCGGCGGCTCATCGGTGATGGCGCTGCTGCGCGATCACCTGGCGCCACGCCTGATCGGGCGCGATCCCGCCCAGATCGAGGCGATCTGGCGCGAGTTGCTGTTCGCCACGCACGCCACCTCGGTCGGCGCCATCACCAGCCTGGCGCTGGCCGCCATCGATACGGCGCTGTGGGACTGGCGCTGCCGGCGCGACGGGCAGCCCCTGTGGCTCGCCGCCGGCGGGGCACAACCGCGCGTGCCGGTCTACACCACCGAAGGCGGCTGGCTGCACCTGGATGCCGATACGCTGGTGAGCGAGGCCGTGGCGGCGCGCGAGGCGGGTTTTCGCGGGGCCAAGCTGAAGGTGGGCCGCACGCGGGCGAGCGAGGACGTGGCGCGCCTGGCAGCGGTGCGTGCTGCCGTGGGTGACGGCTTCGAGCTGATGGTGGATGCCAACCAGTGCTTCACCGCTGCCGAGGCCATCCGGCGCGCGCCGCGCTACGCCGAGCTGGGCATCGCGTGGTTCGAGGAGCCGCTGCCGGCCGACGATATCGGCGGGCACGTGCGGCTGGCCGCATCCACCCCGGTGCCCATCGCGGTGGGCGAGTCGTTGTACTCGCCCGGCCAGTTTGCCGAGTACGTGCGCCAGGGCGCCTGCGGCATCGTGCAGGCCGATGTGGCACGCATTGGCGGCATCACGCCCTGGCTCAAGGTGGCGCACCTGGCCGAAGCCCACAACCTGTCGATCTGCCCGCACTTCCTGATGGAGCTGCATGTGTCGCTATGCGCCGCGGTGCCCAACGCGGCCTGGGTGGAGTACATCCCGCAGCTCGACGAGATTGCCGCCAGCAGCGTGCGCATCGAGGCTGGCCATGCCATCGCCCCGGACGCGCCGGGCCTTGGCATCGAATGGGACTGGGCCGCGATCGGGCGCCGCACAGTGGCGCGCGCGCTGGTTTCCTGA
- a CDS encoding bb3-type cytochrome oxidase subunit III, whose amino-acid sequence MNANLVYRTGADGERRPGPGPGDVGRQRAGPAPASIGLWVFMGVVSSLFGLFIAAYAMRMDSPDWHAVALPWQVWLSTALLAAGSGVMLVAARAARAGRVTVAHRALCFGGLAAAAFVASQLWAWQALLAIHVVPANNPSGSFFYLLTAMHGLHVLGGLAGWAMAMRAGPGSALRIRLCARYWHFLLAVWLVLLAALGWLTPEFVRFICGRG is encoded by the coding sequence ATGAACGCGAACCTGGTCTATCGCACCGGTGCCGACGGCGAGCGGCGCCCGGGCCCCGGCCCCGGCGATGTGGGCAGGCAGCGCGCGGGGCCCGCGCCGGCCAGCATCGGGCTGTGGGTGTTCATGGGCGTGGTGAGTTCGCTGTTTGGTTTGTTTATCGCCGCGTACGCCATGCGCATGGATTCGCCGGACTGGCACGCCGTGGCGTTGCCGTGGCAGGTCTGGCTGTCCACGGCCTTGCTGGCTGCGGGCAGCGGGGTAATGCTGGTGGCCGCGCGCGCGGCCCGCGCCGGACGTGTCACGGTGGCGCACCGCGCGCTGTGCTTTGGCGGACTGGCGGCGGCAGCGTTCGTGGCTTCGCAGTTGTGGGCATGGCAGGCCCTGCTCGCCATCCACGTGGTGCCTGCCAATAACCCGTCCGGCAGCTTCTTCTACCTGCTGACCGCCATGCATGGCCTGCATGTGCTGGGCGGCCTGGCCGGCTGGGCGATGGCCATGCGCGCCGGGCCGGGCAGCGCGCTGCGCATTCGCCTGTGCGCGCGCTACTGGCATTTCCTGCTGGCCGTGTGGCTGGTGCTGCTGGCCGCGCTTGGCTGGCTCACGCCGGAGTTCGTTCGCTTTATCTGCGGCCGCGGCTAG
- the ctaD gene encoding cytochrome c oxidase subunit I, with translation MAYADDAAHDGPQSFFTRYIWSQDHKVIAVQYTLVAIFVGLVGVVLSNLMRLQLGFPGHFTFINANRYYQFVTMHGMIMVIYLLTALFLGGFGNFLIPLMVGARDMVFPYLNMLSFWVYFLSVLVLLSSFFVPGGPTGAGWTLYPPQAILPGTPGYEWGIILMLVSLVIFIVAATMGGLNYVTTVLQARTEGMTLMRMPLSVWGIFMATILALLAFPALFVSGVMMLLDRTLGTSFFMPAIVSLGQQLNYKGGSPLLFQHLFWFFGHPEVYIVALPAFGIVSDLVSVHSRKSIFGYRTMVWAILAIGVLSVVVWAHHMFVSGMNPYFGFFFATTTLIIAIPTAIKVYNWVITLWRGDIHFSVPMLFAIAFISTFVIGGLTGLFLGNVSVDIPLSNTYFVVAHFHMVMGVSPILVVFGGIYHWYPKVTGRMLNDKLGHIHFWVTFVGTYAIFFPMHYLGILGMPRRYYAYDNYAFIPESAHTMNAYISVAAFIVAAAQLLFIFNLAWSVRHGRPAGSNPWRAASLEWQTPDTPPVHGNWGAEQPVVHRWAYAYSVPGASEDFIAQNAPPEAGGAEPEPHTRHGAVA, from the coding sequence ATGGCATACGCCGACGACGCCGCCCACGACGGACCGCAGAGCTTCTTTACCCGCTACATCTGGAGCCAGGATCACAAGGTGATCGCGGTGCAGTACACGCTGGTTGCCATCTTCGTTGGTCTGGTGGGCGTGGTGCTCTCCAACCTGATGCGCCTGCAGCTGGGCTTTCCCGGGCACTTCACGTTTATCAATGCCAACCGCTACTACCAGTTCGTGACCATGCACGGGATGATCATGGTGATCTACCTGCTCACGGCGCTCTTTCTCGGCGGCTTCGGCAATTTCCTGATCCCGCTGATGGTGGGGGCGCGCGACATGGTGTTCCCGTACCTCAACATGTTGAGCTTCTGGGTCTACTTCCTCTCGGTGCTGGTGCTGCTGTCGAGCTTCTTCGTGCCGGGCGGGCCCACCGGCGCCGGCTGGACGCTGTATCCGCCGCAGGCCATCCTGCCGGGCACGCCCGGCTATGAGTGGGGCATCATCCTGATGCTGGTGTCGCTGGTGATCTTCATCGTGGCCGCCACCATGGGCGGGCTCAACTACGTCACCACCGTGCTGCAGGCGCGTACCGAGGGCATGACGCTGATGCGCATGCCGCTGTCCGTGTGGGGCATCTTCATGGCCACCATCCTGGCGTTGCTGGCGTTTCCCGCGCTGTTCGTCTCAGGCGTGATGATGCTGCTGGACCGCACGCTGGGCACGAGCTTTTTCATGCCGGCGATTGTTTCGCTGGGCCAGCAGCTGAACTACAAGGGCGGCAGCCCGCTGCTGTTCCAGCACCTGTTCTGGTTCTTCGGCCACCCGGAGGTGTACATCGTCGCGTTGCCGGCGTTCGGCATTGTCTCCGACCTGGTCAGCGTGCATTCGCGCAAGAGCATCTTCGGCTATCGCACCATGGTGTGGGCCATCCTGGCCATCGGCGTGCTGTCGGTGGTGGTGTGGGCGCACCATATGTTCGTGAGCGGGATGAACCCGTACTTTGGCTTCTTCTTTGCCACCACCACGCTGATCATCGCCATTCCCACCGCCATCAAGGTCTATAACTGGGTCATCACGCTGTGGCGGGGCGACATCCATTTCTCGGTGCCGATGCTGTTTGCCATCGCCTTTATCAGCACCTTCGTGATCGGCGGGCTGACCGGGCTGTTCCTGGGCAATGTCAGCGTGGACATTCCGCTGTCGAACACGTATTTCGTGGTCGCGCACTTCCATATGGTGATGGGCGTTTCGCCGATCCTGGTGGTGTTTGGCGGGATCTATCACTGGTACCCCAAGGTCACCGGCCGCATGCTCAACGACAAGCTGGGGCACATCCATTTCTGGGTGACGTTCGTCGGCACCTATGCCATCTTCTTCCCGATGCACTACCTGGGGATCCTTGGCATGCCGCGGCGCTACTACGCCTATGACAACTACGCCTTCATCCCCGAGTCGGCGCACACCATGAACGCTTATATCTCCGTGGCGGCGTTTATCGTGGCGGCGGCGCAGTTGCTGTTCATCTTCAACCTGGCCTGGAGCGTCAGGCACGGCAGGCCGGCGGGGTCCAATCCCTGGCGCGCGGCCTCGCTGGAGTGGCAGACGCCGGACACGCCGCCCGTGCACGGCAACTGGGGCGCGGAGCAGCCGGTGGTGCATCGCTGGGCCTATGCCTATAGCGTGCCGGGCGCGAGCGAGGATTTCATTGCACAGAACGCGCCACCCGAGGCCGGGGGCGCCGAACCCGAGCCGCATACCCGCCATGGAGCGGTAGCATGA
- a CDS encoding mannitol dehydrogenase family protein, producing MTTPRLHPDTLARLPHDVLRPRYARERLRGGIVHLGIGAFHRAHQAAATEAALHADAADAHSLDWGIVGVSLRRPDTRDALAPQQGLYTLALRGVRDDGSRFTQLQVIGAVIAVLVAADDPDAVLERIAHADARIVSLTVTEKGYCHDPATGTLNFNDPGIAHDLLHAGAPVTAIGYLARGLQRRMARGLPPLTLLSCDNIAANGDTLRGLLLAFCARVDGALHDWVAERCGFPNAMVDRIVPKTTVDDAARISAALGVEDAWPVVGEPFLQWVMEDRFVAGRPRWEVGGAQFVEHAHPFETLKHRLVNGSHSTMAYLGMVAGWATTDRAIAVPAVRALVDGMMEQEMLPTLPALPGLDTAAYRRDLLARFANPALQHKTSQIAMDGSQKIPQRLLAPIRERLRAGAPFPRLALGVAGWLHFLRGRDEHGAEYRIEDPLASSLHALLAAADARRAGEADRIAAIASFTPVFGDLAASRVFVETLAKPTRMLRERGVLATLAAVAGTQDSSA from the coding sequence ATGACGACGCCAAGACTGCATCCCGACACGCTCGCGCGGCTTCCGCATGACGTACTGCGCCCGCGCTATGCGCGCGAGCGCCTGCGTGGCGGCATTGTCCACCTGGGCATCGGCGCCTTTCACCGCGCGCACCAGGCGGCGGCGACGGAGGCCGCGCTGCACGCCGATGCCGCCGACGCGCACTCGCTAGACTGGGGCATCGTCGGCGTCTCGCTGCGCCGGCCTGACACGCGCGACGCGCTGGCGCCACAGCAAGGCCTGTACACGCTGGCGCTGCGCGGGGTGCGGGACGACGGCAGCCGCTTCACGCAGTTGCAGGTGATCGGCGCGGTGATTGCGGTGCTGGTGGCCGCCGATGATCCCGATGCCGTGCTGGAGCGCATCGCGCATGCGGACGCGCGCATCGTCAGCCTTACTGTGACGGAGAAGGGTTACTGCCATGACCCCGCCACCGGCACATTGAACTTCAACGACCCGGGCATCGCGCACGACCTGCTGCACGCGGGCGCCCCGGTGACCGCCATCGGCTATCTGGCGCGCGGCCTGCAACGGCGCATGGCACGCGGCCTGCCGCCGCTGACCTTGCTCAGCTGCGACAATATCGCCGCCAACGGTGACACGCTGCGCGGCTTGCTGCTGGCCTTCTGCGCCCGCGTGGATGGCGCGCTCCACGATTGGGTGGCAGAGCGCTGCGGCTTTCCCAATGCCATGGTCGACCGCATCGTGCCCAAGACCACCGTGGACGATGCCGCCCGCATCAGCGCCGCGCTTGGCGTGGAGGACGCATGGCCGGTGGTGGGCGAGCCCTTCCTGCAGTGGGTGATGGAAGACCGCTTCGTGGCCGGCCGGCCACGCTGGGAGGTGGGCGGCGCGCAGTTTGTCGAACACGCGCACCCGTTCGAGACGCTCAAGCATCGCCTGGTCAACGGCAGCCATTCGACCATGGCTTACCTGGGCATGGTGGCCGGGTGGGCCACCACCGACCGCGCCATCGCCGTGCCGGCTGTGCGCGCGCTGGTGGACGGCATGATGGAGCAGGAAATGCTGCCAACCTTGCCCGCGCTGCCGGGGCTGGACACCGCGGCCTACCGGCGCGACCTGCTGGCGCGCTTTGCCAATCCCGCGCTGCAGCATAAGACCAGCCAGATTGCCATGGACGGCTCGCAGAAGATCCCGCAGCGCTTGCTGGCGCCGATCCGCGAGCGCTTGCGTGCCGGTGCCCCGTTTCCGCGCCTGGCGCTGGGCGTGGCCGGCTGGCTGCATTTCCTGCGCGGCCGGGACGAGCACGGCGCCGAGTACCGTATCGAAGACCCGCTGGCCTCTTCGCTGCATGCCTTGCTGGCCGCGGCCGATGCCCGGCGTGCAGGGGAAGCGGATCGCATCGCGGCCATCGCGTCGTTTACGCCGGTGTTCGGGGATCTGGCTGCTTCGCGGGTGTTCGTCGAAACGCTGGCCAAGCCTACGCGCATGCTGCGCGAGCGCGGCGTGCTGGCGACACTCGCGGCGGTCGCCGGCACGCAGGACAGCTCCGCCTGA
- a CDS encoding UxaA family hydrolase: MPADHILNVIRIHPADDIVIACRQLVPGTVIAAEGVTVASLVPPGHKLAVRAIAAGAPVRRYNQIIGFARQPIAPGQHVHTHNLAMGEFAREHAAGADARATEYVDAPASFDGIIRADGSVATRNYIGILTSVNCSATVARAIADHFRRELRPEALAAFPNVDGVVALTHGAGCATDSEGENLRVLRRTLAGYARHPNFAAVLVVGLGCEANQIDGLLAEEDLAGMAGGPRLHAFNIQDSGGTAGAVARGVAIVQDLLADANRVRRQAVPASHITVGLQCGGSDGYSGLTANPALGAAVDLLVRHGGGAILSETPEIYGAEHLLTRRAASPAVAARLLARIRWWEDYCARNHGSMDNNPSAGNKAGGLTTILEKSLGAVAKSGTTNLVEVYEFAQPVRARGLVFMDTPGYDPVSATGQVAGGANLICFTTGRGSAYGCAPSPSLKLATNSALWQRQADDIDINCGDIVDGGASIAHKGEQIFRLMLETASGRKTKSELHGYGQNEFVPWSLGAVM; the protein is encoded by the coding sequence ATGCCAGCCGATCACATTCTCAATGTCATCCGCATCCATCCCGCCGACGACATCGTCATCGCCTGCCGCCAATTGGTGCCGGGCACCGTCATCGCCGCCGAGGGCGTGACCGTCGCCAGCCTGGTGCCGCCAGGGCACAAGCTCGCCGTGCGCGCCATTGCCGCGGGCGCGCCGGTGCGGCGCTACAACCAGATCATCGGCTTTGCGCGCCAGCCGATCGCGCCGGGCCAGCACGTGCATACGCATAACCTGGCCATGGGCGAGTTCGCACGCGAACACGCTGCCGGCGCCGATGCGCGCGCCACCGAATACGTTGACGCACCTGCCAGCTTCGACGGCATCATCCGCGCCGACGGCAGCGTGGCCACCCGCAACTACATCGGCATCCTTACCTCGGTGAACTGCTCGGCCACGGTGGCGCGTGCCATTGCCGATCACTTCCGGCGCGAGCTTCGCCCCGAGGCGCTGGCCGCGTTTCCCAACGTGGATGGCGTGGTGGCGCTCACGCATGGCGCGGGATGCGCCACCGATAGCGAGGGCGAGAACCTGCGGGTGTTGCGCCGCACGCTGGCGGGCTACGCGCGCCACCCGAACTTTGCCGCGGTGCTGGTGGTGGGGCTGGGCTGCGAGGCCAACCAGATCGATGGCCTGCTGGCCGAGGAGGATCTCGCTGGCATGGCCGGCGGCCCGCGCCTGCATGCGTTCAACATCCAGGACAGCGGCGGCACCGCTGGCGCGGTGGCGCGCGGCGTGGCCATCGTGCAGGACCTGCTTGCCGATGCCAATCGCGTGCGCCGGCAAGCCGTGCCGGCGAGCCACATCACGGTGGGCCTGCAATGCGGCGGCTCGGATGGCTACTCCGGGCTGACTGCCAACCCGGCGCTGGGCGCGGCCGTGGATCTGCTGGTACGCCATGGCGGCGGCGCCATTCTGTCCGAGACGCCTGAGATCTACGGCGCCGAGCATCTGCTGACGCGCCGCGCGGCGTCGCCGGCGGTGGCCGCGCGCCTGCTGGCGCGGATCCGCTGGTGGGAAGACTATTGCGCGCGCAACCACGGCAGCATGGACAACAACCCCTCGGCCGGCAACAAGGCCGGCGGGCTCACCACCATCCTGGAGAAGTCGCTAGGCGCGGTGGCCAAGAGCGGCACCACCAATCTGGTGGAGGTCTACGAGTTCGCGCAGCCGGTGCGCGCGCGCGGCCTGGTCTTCATGGACACGCCCGGCTACGACCCGGTCTCGGCCACTGGCCAGGTGGCGGGCGGCGCCAACCTGATCTGCTTTACCACCGGGCGCGGCTCGGCCTATGGCTGCGCGCCATCGCCCTCGCTCAAGCTGGCGACCAACAGCGCGTTGTGGCAAAGGCAGGCCGACGACATCGACATCAACTGCGGCGACATCGTCGACGGCGGTGCCAGCATCGCGCACAAGGGCGAGCAGATTTTCCGGCTGATGCTGGAGACCGCATCGGGGCGAAAGACCAAGAGCGAGCTGCATGGCTACGGGCAGAACGAGTTCGTGCCGTGGTCGCTGGGCGCGGTCATGTAA
- a CDS encoding cytochrome c oxidase subunit II — translation MAIAIAIVIVVVASVLFHFLSPWWATPLASNWKQMDDTLTITLVITGIFFVIINLFVAYIVWRFRHRDGARAAYQPENRKLELWLTAGTTLGVIALLAPGLFVYAEYVRPPGDAMVLEVVGQQWQWGFRFPGRGGQLGTSDPRFVSPANPLGVNPDDPRGQDDIIVAGQEVHLPLNRPVKVLLRSKDVLHDFYVPPFRARMNMVPGTVTSFWFTPTKAGTYEILCAQLCGVGHYNMRGHVVVEDEAAFQAWLARQPTFALTMVKTPAVAAGAAPAGAPAADTLAEQGRALAQSKGCVGCHSMDGTVGVGPSWKGLYGSTGTFADGSSAKVDDAYLKTEITDPQARLVKGFGPLMPKMALSDEEVSALIAYIRANGAPGAATQAGAASGAAAR, via the coding sequence ATGGCGATAGCCATTGCAATCGTGATCGTCGTCGTTGCTTCGGTGCTCTTCCATTTCCTGAGCCCGTGGTGGGCGACGCCGCTTGCCTCCAACTGGAAGCAGATGGACGACACGCTGACCATCACGCTGGTCATCACCGGCATCTTCTTCGTCATCATCAACCTGTTCGTCGCCTACATCGTCTGGCGCTTTCGCCATCGCGACGGCGCGCGCGCGGCCTATCAGCCGGAGAACCGCAAGCTGGAGCTGTGGCTGACCGCCGGCACCACGCTTGGGGTGATTGCGCTGCTGGCGCCGGGCCTGTTCGTCTATGCCGAGTACGTGCGCCCGCCTGGCGACGCCATGGTCCTGGAGGTGGTGGGCCAGCAGTGGCAGTGGGGCTTTCGCTTTCCCGGCCGGGGCGGCCAGCTCGGCACCTCGGACCCGCGCTTTGTCTCGCCTGCCAATCCGCTGGGCGTGAACCCGGACGACCCGCGCGGGCAGGACGACATCATCGTCGCCGGCCAGGAAGTCCATCTGCCGCTGAATCGGCCGGTCAAGGTGCTGCTGCGCTCCAAGGACGTGCTCCACGATTTCTACGTGCCGCCGTTTCGCGCCCGCATGAACATGGTGCCAGGCACCGTCACGTCGTTCTGGTTCACGCCGACCAAGGCGGGTACGTACGAGATCCTGTGCGCGCAACTGTGCGGGGTCGGCCACTACAACATGCGCGGCCATGTGGTGGTGGAGGACGAGGCAGCGTTCCAGGCATGGCTTGCGCGCCAGCCGACGTTCGCGCTGACCATGGTGAAGACGCCCGCTGTGGCGGCAGGGGCAGCGCCTGCTGGCGCGCCGGCGGCCGATACGCTCGCCGAGCAGGGCCGCGCGCTGGCACAGAGCAAGGGCTGCGTGGGTTGCCACAGCATGGATGGCACCGTTGGCGTGGGGCCAAGCTGGAAGGGCTTGTATGGCAGTACCGGGACCTTTGCCGACGGCAGCAGCGCGAAGGTCGACGACGCCTACCTGAAGACGGAGATCACCGATCCGCAGGCACGCCTGGTCAAGGGTTTCGGCCCGCTCATGCCAAAGATGGCCCTGAGCGACGAGGAGGTGAGCGCGCTGATTGCCTACATCCGCGCCAACGGCGCGCCCGGCGCGGCGACGCAGGCGGGCGCCGCGTCCGGCGCTGCGGCCAGGTAG
- the manD gene encoding D-mannonate dehydratase ManD: MKITAARVIVCSPGRNFVTLKIETDEGLSGIGDATLNGRELAVASYLEDHVAPCLIGRDPHQVEDIWQYLYRGAYWRRGPVTMSAIAAVDTALWDIKAKAAGMPLYQLLGGKSRTGVMVYGHANGSDIESTVDEVLRYKEMGYRAVRAQSGVPGLNKVYGVSSDRLFYEPADASLPSEHDWSTERYLDHTPRLFEKVRDAAGWDLHLLHDVHHRLTPIEAARLGKSLEPFRLFWMEDATPAEHQESFRLIRQHTTTPLAVGEVFNTIWDCKTLIQEQLIDYIRATVVHAGGITHLRRIADFAAMHQVRTGSHGATDLSPVCMGAALHFDLWVPNFGIQEYMRHSEETDAVFPHAYTFANGMLYPGDAPGHGVDIDETLAARYPYQRAYLPVNRLAHDGTLWHW, encoded by the coding sequence ATGAAGATCACCGCCGCGCGCGTCATCGTGTGTTCCCCGGGACGCAACTTCGTGACGCTGAAGATCGAGACCGACGAGGGCCTGAGCGGCATCGGCGACGCCACGCTCAACGGCCGCGAGCTGGCCGTGGCGAGTTACCTGGAGGACCACGTGGCGCCCTGCCTGATCGGGCGCGACCCGCACCAGGTGGAGGACATCTGGCAGTACCTGTATCGCGGCGCGTACTGGCGGCGCGGGCCGGTGACCATGAGCGCGATCGCCGCCGTCGATACCGCGCTGTGGGACATCAAGGCCAAGGCAGCGGGCATGCCGCTTTACCAGTTGCTGGGCGGCAAGAGCCGCACCGGCGTGATGGTGTACGGCCACGCCAATGGCAGCGATATCGAGTCCACGGTGGACGAGGTGCTGCGTTACAAGGAAATGGGCTACCGCGCGGTGCGCGCGCAATCGGGCGTGCCGGGGCTTAACAAGGTGTATGGCGTGTCGTCGGACCGCCTGTTCTACGAGCCGGCTGATGCCTCGCTGCCGTCGGAGCACGACTGGAGCACGGAGCGCTACCTGGACCACACGCCGCGCCTGTTCGAGAAGGTACGCGACGCGGCTGGCTGGGATCTGCACCTGCTGCACGACGTGCACCACCGGCTCACGCCGATCGAGGCGGCTCGCCTGGGCAAGTCGCTGGAGCCGTTCCGCCTGTTCTGGATGGAAGACGCCACGCCCGCGGAGCACCAGGAGAGCTTCCGGCTGATCCGCCAGCACACCACCACGCCGCTGGCGGTGGGCGAGGTCTTCAACACCATCTGGGACTGCAAGACGCTGATCCAGGAGCAGTTGATCGACTACATCCGCGCCACCGTGGTCCATGCGGGTGGCATCACGCACCTGCGCCGCATCGCGGACTTCGCCGCGATGCACCAGGTCCGCACCGGCTCGCATGGCGCGACCGACCTTTCGCCGGTGTGCATGGGCGCCGCGCTGCATTTCGACCTGTGGGTGCCCAACTTCGGCATCCAGGAATACATGCGTCATAGCGAGGAGACGGATGCGGTGTTCCCGCACGCCTACACCTTTGCCAACGGCATGCTGTATCCCGGCGATGCGCCGGGACATGGCGTGGATATCGATGAGACGCTGGCGGCCAGGTATCCCTATCAACGCGCTTACCTGCCGGTGAATCGGCTTGCCCACGATGGCACGCTGTGGCACTGGTAG